In Eriocheir sinensis breed Jianghai 21 chromosome 29, ASM2467909v1, whole genome shotgun sequence, a single genomic region encodes these proteins:
- the LOC127005281 gene encoding ATP synthase subunit a-like, translated as MLSVGNFCCHCYGPIVLSLSLSLSLSLSLSLSLSLSLSLSLCVSPNNLSRVSFNLSLFRLAPLSLSLSLSLSLSLSLSLSLLAFRKLLFFVFIYLPQFHLHTHTHTHTHTHTYTHSHAFFFFPPSVSFSAFYFIFIFIVLSPFFIFFSHHFPTLIRFLYFFLCYFPFLLFITIYLSFLLYHHLYIYSQKLLLSFFRFLFYFSLVIPLFIIIHFVASFFFHFLLYFSLLFPLFIIIHFLLLVFFHFLFYFSLLFPLFIIIHFLLLFFFIFSSTFLFYFLSSSLFIFCCYFFSFSLLLFSFISSLHHYSFSVASFFFIFSSTSLL; from the exons ATGCTGAGTGTGGGGAA TTTTTGTTGTCATTGTTACGGACcgattgtactctctctctctctctctctctctctctctctctctctctctctctctctctctctctctctctctctctctctttgtgtttctccCAATAATCTTTCGCGagtttcttttaatctttctttattccgtttggcacctctctctctctctctctctctctctctctctctctctctctctctctctctctctctccttgcattcCGGAAGCTTTTATTCTTTGTGTTCATATATCTACCTCAatttcacctacacacacacacacacacacacacacacacacacacatacacgcacagtcatgcttttttttttttccctccctcagtttccttttccgcattttattttatttttatttttattgttctctcgcctttctttattttcttcagtcATCATTTTCCTACTTTAATTcgctttctgtatttctttttatgctacttcccttttctcttattcatcactatctatttatcattcctcctttatcaccatctatatatctattcccAAAAATTACTTCtcagtttttttcgttttctcttctacttctctcttgtaattcctctcttcatcattattcattttgttgctagttttttttttcattttctcctctacttttctcttttatttcctctcttcatcattattcattttctgttgctagttttttttcattttctcttctacttttctcttttatttcctctcttcatcattattcattttctgttgcta ttttttttcattttctcttctacttttctcttttatttcctctcttcatcattattcattttctgttgcta ttttttttcattttctcttctacttttctcttttatttcctctcttcatcattattcattttctgttgctagtttttttttcattttctcttctacttctctcttgtaa